Proteins co-encoded in one Brassica oleracea var. oleracea cultivar TO1000 chromosome C4, BOL, whole genome shotgun sequence genomic window:
- the LOC106342053 gene encoding leucine-rich repeat receptor-like serine/threonine/tyrosine-protein kinase SOBIR1 → MINMAVPTGNANLFLRPLILAILSLLLLASPFVSSVEIDSSDLKALQVIETELGVNGQRSSPSSSDANPCGRGGVSCERRHSDATGGYVLRVTRLVYRSRSLAGTISPVIGMLSELKELTLSNNKLVGGLPLDVLHCKKLEVLDVRNNRLSGQIPGNFSGLINLRIINLSSNKFSGNLNFLKNLPNLESLSVANNLFSGKIPEPVVPFQNLRFFDFSENRLLEGPVPVMSKIKISPYQTRHILAETPSTNSTKKPNNTTTTTKATASPPKDKKKKKKKNKKKKVVAWILGFVVGGIGGIFSGVVFSVIFRLILKAIRGPEKPSGPSIFSPLIKRAEDLAFLENEESLASLELIGKGGCGEVFKAELPGSNGKIIAVKRVTQPSKDATELVDEESRFLNKYLRQIRSEINTVGQIRHRNLLPLLAHVPRPECHFLVYEYMKNGSLQDILTEVSAGNKELTWPARHKLALGIAAGLEYLHMESNPRIIHRDLKPANVLLDDDMEARIADFGLAKAMPDAVTHITTSKLSGTVGYIAPEYHQTLKFTDKCDIYSFGVILGVLVIGKLPSDEFFQHTDEMSLIKWMRKVLTSENPSLAIDPKLMEQGFDEQMLLVLKIAFYCTLDDPKQRPNSRDVKTMLSQIKH, encoded by the coding sequence ATGATTAACATGGCTGTTCCCACCGGAAACGCCAATCTCTTTCTCCGGCCTCTCATCCTCGCCATCCTCTCCCTTCTTCTTCTTGCCTCTCCTTTCGTCTCCTCCGTGGAGATCGATTCCTCAGATCTCAAAGCTCTTCAAGTCATAGAAACAGAGCTCGGAGTCAACGGTCAACGCTCTTCTCCCTCTTCCAGTGATGCTAACCCTTGCGGTCGCGGAGGAGTTTCATGCGAGAGACGCCACTCCGACGCCACCGGAGGATACGTTCTCCGCGTCACGAGGCTCGTATACCGATCCCGGAGCTTGGCGGGAACCATCTCACCGGTCATCGGAATGTTATCGGAGCTCAAAGAACTCACTTTGTCTAACAACAAGCTGGTCGGTGGTCTTCCACTTGATGTCTTACACTGCAAGAAACTCGAAGTACTTGATGTACGAAACAACAGATTGTCCGGTCAGATTCCGGGAAACTTCTCCGGTTTGATCAATCTTAGAATTATAAATCTTTCTTCGAATAAATTCTCTGGGAACTTGAACTTCTTGAAGAATCTACCGAATCTCGAGAGTCTCTCCGTTGCAAACAATCTCTTCTCAGGCAAGATACCGGAGCCAGTTGTGCCCTTCCAAAATCTCCGGTTCTTTGATTTCTCAGAAAACCGGTTATTGGAAGGTCCGGTTCCGGTTATGAGTAAAATCAAGATATCTCCATACCAAACAAGACACATTCTTGCTGAAACTCCATCTACAAACTCAACGAAGAAACCCAACAACACCACCACCACAACAAAAGCGACAGCGTCACCTCCAAAAGACAAGAAAAAGAAGAAGAAAAAGAACAAAAAGAAGAAAGTAGTTGCATGGATCTTAGGGTTCGTAGTTGGAGGCATAGGCGGAATCTTCTCCGGAGTAGTCTTCTCGGTGATCTTCAGATTGATTCTCAAAGCAATAAGAGGACCAGAGAAACCCTCAGGTCCTTCTATCTTCAGCCCTTTGATCAAAAGAGCTGAAGACTTAGCTTTCTTGGAGAACGAAGAATCACTAGCCTCTCTAGAGCTCATTGGCAAAGGAGGCTGCGGAGAAGTTTTCAAAGCCGAACTACCCGGAAGCAACGGGAAGATCATAGCCGTCAAGAGAGTGACACAGCCCTCTAAAGACGCCACCGAACTCGTAGACGAAGAGTCCAGGTTTCTGAACAAGTACCTGAGGCAAATCAGGTCAGAGATCAACACGGTGGGTCAAATCCGGCACCGGAATCTTCTCCCGTTGCTAGCACACGTCCCGAGACCCGAGTGTCACTTCCTTGTCTACGAGTACATGAAGAACGGGAGCTTGCAAGATATACTAACCGAGGTTTCAGCTGGAAACAAAGAGCTGACGTGGCCAGCAAGGCACAAGCTTGCTTTAGGTATAGCTGCGGGGCTTGAGTATCTTCACATGGAGAGTAACCCTAGAATCATCCACCGAGACTTGAAGCCGGCTAACGTTCTTCTTGACGACGATATGGAGGCTAGAATCGCGGATTTCGGGTTGGCCAAGGCGATGCCTGATGCAGTCACGCACATTACAACCTCTAAGCTTTCAGGTACCGTGGGATACATAGCACCAGAGTATCATCAAACTCTCAAGTTTACGGACAAGTGTGACATCTATAGCTTTGGGGTGATTCTCGGAGTGCTGGTGATTGGGAAGCTTCCTTCTGATGAGTTTTTCCAGCATACTGATGAGATGAGTCTTATAAAGTGGATGAGGAAGGTACTAACATCGGAGAATCCAAGCCTAGCTATTGATCCGAAGCTGATGGAACAAGGGTTCGATGAACAGATGCTTCTTGTTCTGAAGATTGCTTTTTACTGTACTTTGGATGATCCGAAACAGAGGCCGAACAGCAGAGATGTCAAGACTATGCTGTCCCAGATCAAGCACTAG